The Conger conger chromosome 15, fConCon1.1, whole genome shotgun sequence genome contains a region encoding:
- the LOC133111872 gene encoding monocyte chemotactic protein 1B-like, translating into MSASRLTLLSAAVLLLVCATTLTEGLRMASKPRKCCFDFAERQFPLKRLQSYKITSQLCSNQAVMFKTHAGKMVCARPSQDWVKDYMQYFDKKNAGKPAQL; encoded by the exons ATGTCCGCCTCTCGCCTCACCCTGCTGTCTGCGGCTGTGCTGCTGCTCGTCTGCGCTACCACCCTCACTGaag ggctGCGAATGGCCAGTAAGCCCAGGAAGTGCTGTTTTGACTTTGCGGAGCGCCAATTTCCCCTGAAACGGCTGCAGAGCTACAAAATAACCAGCCAGCTGTGCTCCAACCAAGCAGTGAT GTTCAAGACTCACGCAGGTAAAATGGTGTGTGCCAGACCCTCTCAGGACTGGGTGAAGGACTACATGCAGTATTTTGACAAGAAGAACGCTGGAAAACCGGCACAGCTGTAA